From Streptomyces sp. TLI_235, a single genomic window includes:
- a CDS encoding NADH dehydrogenase subunit B encodes MGIEEKLPSGFLLTSVEAAAGWVRKASLFPATFGLACCAIEMMTTGAGRYDLARFGMEVFRGSPRQADLMIVAGRVSQKMAPVLRQVYDQMPNPKWVISMGVCASSGGMFNNYAIVQGVDHIVPVDIYLPGCPPRPEMLLDAILKLHDKIQHEKLGVNRRRAEEQAEQIALQATPVSEMRGLLR; translated from the coding sequence ATGGGTATCGAGGAGAAGCTGCCGAGCGGCTTTCTGCTCACCAGCGTGGAGGCCGCCGCTGGGTGGGTGCGGAAGGCGTCGCTCTTCCCCGCCACCTTCGGCCTGGCCTGCTGCGCGATCGAGATGATGACGACCGGCGCCGGCCGCTACGACCTGGCCCGGTTCGGCATGGAGGTGTTCCGCGGCTCCCCGCGGCAGGCCGACCTGATGATCGTGGCCGGCCGGGTGAGCCAGAAGATGGCACCGGTGCTGCGGCAGGTCTACGACCAGATGCCGAACCCGAAGTGGGTCATCTCGATGGGCGTCTGCGCCTCCTCCGGGGGCATGTTCAACAACTACGCGATCGTCCAGGGCGTGGACCACATCGTCCCCGTCGACATCTACCTGCCGGGCTGTCCGCCCCGCCCGGAGATGCTGTTGGACGCGATCCTCAAGCTGCACGACAAGATCCAGCACGAGAAGCTCGGCGTGAACCGCCGCCGCGCCGAGGAGCAGGCCGAGCAGATCGCCCTGCAGGCCACGCCGGTCAGCGAGATGCGGGGGCTGCTGCGATGA
- a CDS encoding putative cold-shock DNA-binding protein, which produces MAQGTVKWFNAEKGFGFIAQEGGGPDVFVHYSAINSSGFRSLEENQAVTFDVTQGPKGPQAENVTAV; this is translated from the coding sequence ATGGCTCAGGGAACCGTCAAGTGGTTCAACGCTGAGAAGGGCTTCGGCTTCATCGCCCAGGAGGGCGGCGGCCCCGACGTCTTCGTCCACTACTCCGCCATCAACTCGAGCGGCTTCCGCTCGCTGGAGGAGAACCAGGCGGTCACCTTCGACGTCACCCAGGGCCCGAAGGGCCCGCAGGCGGAGAACGTCACCGCTGTCTGA
- a CDS encoding 2-octaprenyl-6-methoxy-1,4-benzoquinone methylase /demethylmenaquinone methyltransferase, whose translation MTRASLDKQPHEVAAMFDDVAAKYDRTNDVLSLGQARAWRRAVADAVAAEPGQLVLDLGAGTGTSSLPFAEAGAKVVPCDFSTGMLAEGKQRHPELAMTAGDATKLPFADATFDAVTISFALRNVQDTDAALREMHRVTKPGGKVVICEFSTPTWTPFRTVYTEYLMRALPPVASAVSSNPDAYVYLAESIRSWPDQPELAAKLQQAGWAKVAWRNLTGGIVALHRGFRA comes from the coding sequence GTGACCCGAGCCTCCCTGGACAAGCAGCCCCACGAAGTCGCCGCCATGTTCGACGACGTCGCGGCCAAGTACGACCGCACCAACGACGTGCTCTCCCTCGGTCAGGCCCGCGCCTGGCGGCGGGCGGTCGCCGACGCGGTCGCGGCCGAGCCCGGCCAGCTGGTCCTCGACCTGGGGGCCGGCACCGGCACCTCCTCGCTGCCGTTCGCCGAGGCCGGCGCCAAGGTGGTGCCCTGCGACTTCTCCACCGGCATGCTCGCCGAGGGCAAGCAGCGCCACCCGGAGCTGGCGATGACCGCGGGCGACGCCACGAAGCTGCCCTTCGCCGACGCCACCTTCGACGCCGTCACCATCTCCTTCGCGCTGCGCAACGTGCAGGACACCGACGCCGCGCTGCGCGAGATGCACCGGGTCACCAAGCCTGGCGGAAAGGTCGTCATCTGCGAGTTCTCCACGCCGACCTGGACGCCCTTCCGCACCGTCTACACCGAGTACCTGATGCGCGCCCTGCCGCCGGTCGCCTCCGCGGTCAGCAGCAACCCGGACGCCTACGTGTACCTCGCCGAGTCCATCCGCTCCTGGCCCGACCAGCCCGAGCTCGCCGCCAAGCTGCAGCAGGCCGGCTGGGCGAAGGTCGCCTGGCGCAACCTCACCGGCGGCATCGTGGCCCTGCACCGGGGGTTCCGCGCATAA
- a CDS encoding lipoprotein-anchoring transpeptidase ErfK/SrfK — protein MAAAVLGGALVLTTACSSSGGGSSAGPDKQADQKKSQAVVSIEPANGATKVKPTALKIAVANGKLTTVKVTGKDGKEVPGTITPDGLGWTPSQNLAVSTEYKVSAQAADASGVAATAESSFTTLTPTKGASPYDNIADGQTYGVGMIVSLNFKKGVENKAAVEKAVTFEASDGSVVKPHWFGNTRVDFRPEQFWKPQTKVSVHYRLKSVETAPDVYGEVDSDQSFTIGRSRVSVADASTHQMVVKEDGKPDATIPISAGASSPASQNTFNGTMVVMAKEGTTVMDSSTVVNHQGPAYKVEMPHALRLTPTGTYVHGKYAPGVFGHTNTSHGCIGLEDTSAKDGSPGSSAGVFYDAAIVGDPVTVQNSVGQQVKPDNGLSGWNISWDKW, from the coding sequence GTGGCGGCGGCGGTACTCGGTGGGGCACTGGTGCTGACCACCGCGTGCAGCAGCAGCGGCGGGGGTTCGTCGGCGGGCCCCGACAAGCAGGCGGATCAGAAGAAGTCGCAGGCCGTCGTGAGCATCGAGCCGGCCAACGGCGCCACCAAGGTGAAGCCGACCGCGCTCAAGATCGCGGTGGCGAACGGCAAGCTCACCACCGTCAAGGTGACCGGCAAGGACGGCAAGGAGGTCCCGGGCACGATCACCCCGGACGGCCTCGGCTGGACGCCCTCGCAGAACCTCGCCGTCTCCACCGAGTACAAGGTGAGCGCCCAGGCCGCCGACGCCTCCGGGGTGGCGGCCACCGCGGAGAGCAGCTTCACCACGCTGACGCCCACCAAGGGCGCGAGCCCCTACGACAACATCGCGGACGGGCAGACCTACGGCGTCGGCATGATCGTCTCGCTGAACTTCAAGAAGGGCGTCGAGAACAAGGCCGCGGTCGAGAAGGCCGTCACCTTCGAGGCGTCCGACGGCAGCGTGGTCAAGCCGCACTGGTTCGGCAACACCCGGGTGGATTTCCGGCCGGAGCAGTTCTGGAAGCCGCAGACCAAGGTCAGCGTGCACTACCGGCTGAAGAGCGTCGAGACCGCCCCGGACGTGTACGGCGAGGTCGACAGCGACCAGAGCTTCACCATCGGCCGCTCCCGGGTCAGCGTCGCGGACGCCTCCACCCACCAGATGGTGGTCAAGGAGGACGGCAAGCCGGACGCCACCATCCCGATCAGCGCCGGCGCCAGCTCGCCCGCCTCCCAGAACACCTTCAACGGCACGATGGTGGTCATGGCGAAGGAGGGGACGACCGTCATGGACTCCTCCACCGTCGTCAACCACCAGGGCCCGGCCTACAAGGTCGAGATGCCGCACGCCCTGCGCCTCACCCCGACCGGCACCTACGTGCACGGCAAGTACGCCCCCGGGGTCTTCGGCCACACCAACACCAGCCACGGCTGCATCGGTCTGGAGGACACCTCCGCGAAGGACGGCTCGCCGGGCTCCTCCGCGGGCGTGTTCTACGACGCCGCGATCGTCGGCGACCCGGTCACCGTGCAGAACTCGGTCGGCCAGCAGGTGAAGCCGGACAACGGTCTGAGCGGCTGGAACATCTCCTGGGACAAGTGGTGA
- a CDS encoding serine/threonine protein kinase has translation MEPLGAADPARVGAYRLLGRLGAGGMGRVYLGRTAGGRTVAVKVVRDELADDPEFRARFRQEVAAARLVGGRWTAPVLDADTEGDHPWVASGYVAGPSLDAAVRRHGPLPVQAVHTLGAALAEALEQVHGLGLVHRDVKPSNVLLALDGPRLIDFGIARALDAATALTRSGYVVGSPGYLSPEQAAGEAAGPAGDVFSLGAVLAFAATGTAPFGEGVSAAVLLYRVLHEEPDLDGLTGPLYEAVRACLAKHAADRPTPAALRALLAPGASPASGDWLPSAVSAAVARSAVGLLDLEAHDPEAHDPPAVPVPPAPAGPAPAGPAPAGPATPVGVPHDRTPTELDRPAVRRPRRRWTAPLAVLALLAAAGGGLWFALHDSGEANGGSHDAATGRPAGPDGNNTPGPSAAGSSAPSSATPSSATPAASGSGSLPAGYLGSWQGTIVTRLGGLPSTFRVEFTKGRVGEVVGRTSNASAFSDTVCRGELTLLTAGADRIELQERPVGSDPRCTGDPEKQTYTPSGQGALHLQVSGEALGMDPSGDLAKQG, from the coding sequence ATGGAACCACTGGGTGCTGCGGACCCGGCCAGGGTCGGTGCGTACCGGCTGCTCGGCCGCCTCGGCGCCGGCGGCATGGGGCGGGTCTACCTGGGCCGCACGGCCGGCGGCCGCACCGTCGCGGTCAAGGTGGTGCGCGACGAACTCGCCGACGACCCCGAGTTCCGGGCCAGGTTCCGCCAGGAGGTCGCCGCCGCGAGGCTGGTCGGCGGCCGCTGGACGGCCCCGGTGCTGGACGCCGACACCGAGGGCGACCACCCCTGGGTGGCCAGCGGCTACGTGGCCGGTCCCTCGCTGGACGCCGCCGTCCGGCGGCACGGACCGCTGCCCGTGCAGGCCGTGCACACCCTCGGCGCCGCCCTCGCGGAGGCCCTGGAACAGGTGCACGGGCTCGGCCTGGTGCACCGCGACGTCAAACCCTCCAACGTGCTGCTCGCCCTCGACGGGCCGCGTCTGATCGACTTCGGCATCGCCCGCGCCCTGGACGCCGCGACCGCCCTCACCCGCTCCGGCTACGTGGTCGGCTCGCCCGGCTACCTCTCGCCCGAACAGGCCGCGGGCGAAGCCGCCGGGCCCGCCGGGGACGTCTTCTCGCTCGGCGCCGTCCTCGCCTTCGCCGCCACCGGCACCGCCCCCTTCGGCGAGGGCGTCAGCGCCGCCGTGCTGCTCTACCGGGTGCTGCACGAGGAGCCCGACCTGGACGGGCTCACCGGCCCGCTGTACGAGGCCGTCCGCGCCTGCCTCGCCAAGCACGCCGCCGACCGGCCCACCCCGGCCGCGCTGCGCGCCCTGCTGGCCCCCGGCGCCTCCCCCGCCTCCGGCGACTGGCTGCCGTCCGCCGTCTCCGCCGCCGTCGCCCGCAGCGCCGTCGGACTGCTCGACCTGGAGGCACACGACCCGGAGGCGCACGACCCGCCGGCCGTTCCCGTCCCGCCCGCACCCGCAGGGCCCGCACCGGCAGGGCCGGCACCCGCAGGGCCCGCGACACCCGTCGGAGTGCCGCACGACCGCACCCCGACCGAGCTCGACCGGCCCGCCGTCCGCCGGCCGCGCCGCCGTTGGACCGCCCCGCTCGCCGTACTGGCGCTGCTCGCCGCCGCCGGCGGCGGCCTCTGGTTCGCCCTGCACGACTCCGGCGAGGCGAACGGCGGCAGCCACGACGCCGCCACCGGTAGACCCGCCGGCCCGGACGGCAACAACACCCCCGGGCCGTCGGCCGCCGGCTCCTCGGCACCCTCGTCCGCGACGCCCTCGTCCGCGACGCCCGCGGCGAGCGGCTCCGGCAGCCTCCCGGCCGGCTACCTCGGCAGCTGGCAGGGCACCATCGTCACCCGCCTCGGCGGCCTGCCCAGCACCTTCCGGGTCGAGTTCACCAAGGGCCGGGTCGGCGAGGTCGTCGGCCGGACCAGCAACGCCTCCGCCTTCAGCGACACCGTCTGCCGCGGCGAACTCACCCTGCTCACCGCCGGCGCCGACCGGATCGAGCTGCAGGAGCGCCCGGTCGGCAGCGACCCGCGGTGCACCGGCGATCCCGAGAAGCAGACCTACACCCCGAGCGGGCAGGGTGCGCTGCACCTGCAGGTCAGCGGCGAGGCGCTCGGCATGGACCCCTCCGGGGACCTGGCCAAGCAGGGGTGA
- a CDS encoding futalosine synthase has translation MTGSEAGSSAAVRPRVGHIQFLNCLPLYWGLARTGNLLDLDLTRDTPEKLSDRLVAGDLDIGPITCVEYLRHAEDLVVLPDIAVGSDGPVMSCVIVSKVPLADLDGRPVALGSTSRTSVRLARLLLEEREGVRPDYFSCPPDLDAMLARADAAVLIGDPALRASLQQAPSQGLAVHDLGAMWKDWTGLPFVFAVWAARRDYLERSPGTTAAVHRAFLESRDLSLTEAAKVAEQAARWESFDAPLLERYFTEALDYSLGGRQLAGIAEFARRVAHDSGFAPDVTVRLLESVSVPAAG, from the coding sequence GTGACCGGTAGCGAAGCGGGCAGCTCGGCGGCGGTAAGGCCCCGGGTCGGGCACATTCAGTTCCTCAACTGTTTGCCCCTCTACTGGGGGCTCGCGCGGACCGGCAACCTGCTCGACCTCGACCTCACCCGGGACACCCCCGAGAAGCTCAGCGACCGGCTGGTCGCCGGCGACCTGGACATCGGCCCGATCACCTGCGTGGAGTACCTGCGGCACGCCGAGGACCTCGTCGTCCTGCCGGACATCGCGGTCGGCAGCGACGGCCCGGTGATGTCCTGCGTGATCGTCAGCAAGGTGCCGCTCGCCGACCTCGACGGCCGCCCCGTCGCCCTCGGCTCCACCAGCCGCACCTCCGTCCGGCTCGCCCGCCTCCTGCTGGAGGAGCGCGAGGGCGTCCGGCCCGACTACTTCTCCTGCCCGCCCGACCTCGACGCGATGCTCGCCCGCGCCGACGCCGCCGTCCTCATCGGCGACCCCGCCCTGCGCGCCTCCCTGCAGCAGGCCCCCAGCCAGGGCCTCGCCGTGCACGACCTCGGCGCCATGTGGAAGGACTGGACGGGCCTGCCCTTCGTCTTCGCCGTCTGGGCCGCCCGCCGCGACTACCTCGAGCGCTCCCCGGGGACGACCGCGGCCGTGCACCGCGCCTTCCTGGAGTCCCGCGACCTCTCGCTCACCGAGGCCGCCAAGGTCGCCGAGCAGGCCGCCCGCTGGGAGTCCTTCGACGCGCCGCTGCTGGAGCGCTACTTCACCGAGGCCCTCGACTACTCGCTCGGCGGCCGCCAGCTCGCCGGCATCGCCGAGTTCGCCCGCCGGGTCGCCCACGACAGCGGGTTCGCCCCGGATGTGACGGTGCGCCTGCTGGAGTCCGTGTCCGTGCCCGCGGCCGGGTAA
- a CDS encoding NADH dehydrogenase subunit C — MTEQNGVPATRKEIPVEVIGSRQGMFGAQGTGDTSGFGGLNSPVALPPASTRPYGGWFDEVADEFEGALEEQGLDVAAVIEKTVVDRDELTFHVAREHLLKAVRTLRDDPALRFELCLGVSGVHYPADKGRELHAVYHLRSITHTRLIRLEVTAPDTDPHVPSVVSVYPTNDWHERETYDFFGLVFDGHPALTRIMMPDDWLGHPQRKDYPLGGIPVEYKGAQIPAPDQRRSYS, encoded by the coding sequence ATGACCGAGCAGAACGGCGTACCCGCCACCCGCAAGGAGATCCCGGTCGAGGTGATCGGCAGCCGCCAGGGCATGTTCGGCGCCCAGGGCACCGGCGACACCTCCGGCTTCGGCGGCCTCAACAGCCCGGTCGCCCTCCCGCCCGCGAGCACCCGCCCCTACGGCGGCTGGTTCGACGAGGTCGCCGACGAGTTCGAGGGCGCCCTGGAGGAGCAGGGCCTCGACGTCGCCGCGGTGATCGAGAAGACCGTCGTCGACCGCGACGAACTCACCTTCCACGTCGCCCGCGAGCACCTGCTGAAGGCCGTCCGCACGCTGCGCGACGACCCGGCGCTCCGCTTCGAGCTCTGCCTCGGTGTGAGCGGCGTCCACTACCCGGCCGACAAGGGCCGTGAGCTGCACGCCGTCTACCACCTGCGGTCGATCACCCACACCCGGCTGATCCGGCTGGAGGTCACCGCGCCGGACACCGACCCGCACGTCCCCTCCGTCGTCAGCGTCTACCCGACCAACGACTGGCACGAGCGCGAGACCTACGACTTCTTCGGCCTGGTCTTCGACGGCCACCCCGCCCTCACCCGGATCATGATGCCGGACGACTGGCTGGGCCACCCGCAGCGCAAGGACTACCCGCTCGGCGGCATCCCCGTCGAGTACAAGGGTGCCCAGATCCCGGCGCCCGACCAGCGGAGGTCGTACAGCTGA
- a CDS encoding de-hypoxanthine futalosine cyclase has protein sequence MSEQTLDSPAAADLQAVLDRAAAGGRITPEEALELYRSAPLHALGSAADAVRRRRYAGVEHIATYIIERNINYTNVCVTACKFCAFYVPPKSDKGWSRDLDEILRRCAETVELGGTQIMFQGGHHPDYGVEYYERAFSAIKSEFPQLVIHSLGASEVEHMARISGVSVEEAVTRIHRAGLDSFAGAGAELLPERPRKAIAPLKESGERWLEIMEIAHGLGVESTSTMLMGTGETNAERIEHLRMIRDVQDRTGGFRAFIPYTYQPQNNHLKGRTQATVFEYLRMIAVARLFLDNVAHIQGSWLTTGKEAGQLSLHYGADDLGSVMLEENVVSAAGAKHRSNLTELIHLIRAAGRTPAQRSTTYQHLRVLDDPANDPVDPRVASHIASTAIEGGTAHPELKILSTN, from the coding sequence GTGTCCGAGCAGACCCTCGACTCCCCCGCCGCCGCCGACCTGCAGGCCGTTCTCGACCGTGCGGCCGCCGGCGGTCGGATCACCCCCGAGGAGGCGCTGGAGCTGTACCGCTCCGCGCCGCTGCACGCCCTCGGCTCGGCCGCCGACGCGGTGCGCCGCCGCCGCTACGCCGGCGTCGAGCACATCGCCACGTACATCATCGAACGGAACATCAACTACACCAACGTCTGTGTGACGGCCTGCAAGTTCTGCGCGTTCTACGTCCCGCCGAAGAGCGACAAGGGCTGGTCGCGCGACCTCGACGAGATCCTGCGCCGCTGCGCGGAGACGGTCGAGCTGGGCGGCACCCAGATCATGTTCCAGGGCGGCCACCACCCCGACTACGGCGTGGAGTACTACGAGCGGGCCTTCTCCGCCATCAAGTCCGAGTTCCCGCAGCTGGTCATCCACTCGCTGGGTGCCTCCGAGGTCGAGCACATGGCCCGGATCTCCGGGGTCTCCGTGGAGGAGGCCGTCACCCGGATCCACCGCGCCGGCCTGGACTCCTTCGCCGGCGCCGGCGCCGAACTGCTGCCCGAGCGGCCGCGCAAGGCGATCGCCCCGCTCAAGGAGTCCGGCGAGCGCTGGCTGGAGATCATGGAGATCGCGCACGGCCTCGGTGTGGAGTCCACCTCCACCATGCTCATGGGCACCGGCGAGACCAACGCCGAGCGGATCGAGCACCTGCGGATGATCCGCGACGTGCAGGACCGCACCGGCGGCTTCCGCGCCTTCATCCCGTACACCTACCAGCCGCAGAACAACCACCTCAAGGGCCGCACCCAGGCCACCGTCTTCGAGTACCTGCGGATGATCGCCGTCGCCCGGCTCTTCCTCGACAACGTCGCCCACATCCAGGGCTCCTGGCTCACCACCGGCAAGGAGGCCGGCCAGCTCTCGCTGCACTACGGCGCCGACGACCTCGGCTCCGTGATGCTGGAGGAGAACGTCGTCTCCGCGGCCGGCGCCAAGCACCGCTCCAACCTCACCGAGCTGATCCACCTCATCCGGGCGGCCGGACGCACCCCCGCGCAGCGCTCCACCACCTACCAGCACCTGCGCGTCCTCGACGACCCGGCGAACGACCCGGTCGACCCGCGGGTCGCCTCGCACATCGCCTCCACCGCGATCGAGGGCGGCACCGCCCACCCCGAGCTGAAGATCCTCTCGACGAACTGA
- a CDS encoding NADH dehydrogenase subunit D gives MTTHHYEEAGARETTEGRVFTVTGGDWGEVVDAVARADDERIIVNMGPQHPSTHGVLRLILEIDGETVTEARCGIGYLHTGIEKNMEFRNWVQGTTFVTRMDYLTPLFNETAYCLAVEKLLGITADVPERATVVRVLMMELNRISSHLVALATGGMEIGSTTLMIYGFRDRELILDVFELVTGLRMNHAYVRPGGLAQDLPPGAVDKIREAVQLFRSRMHEYDKLATTNPVFKARLVDVGHLDLAGCLALGATGPILRATGLPHDLRKTDPYCGYEDYDFEVATADTADSYGRFLIRLEEMKQSLRIVEQCLDRLKPGPVMVGDKKIAWPAQLAVGPDGMGNSLDHIRKIMGTSMEALIHHFKLVTEGFRVPVGQAYSAVESAKGELGVHVVSDGGTRPYRVHFRDPSFTNLQTMAAMCEGGQVADVIVAVAGIDPVMGGVDR, from the coding sequence ATGACCACTCACCACTACGAAGAGGCCGGTGCCCGCGAGACCACCGAGGGGCGCGTCTTCACCGTCACCGGCGGCGACTGGGGCGAGGTCGTCGACGCCGTCGCCCGCGCCGACGACGAGCGGATCATCGTCAACATGGGCCCGCAGCACCCGTCCACCCACGGCGTGCTCCGGCTCATCCTGGAGATCGACGGCGAGACGGTGACGGAGGCCCGCTGCGGCATCGGCTACCTCCACACCGGCATCGAGAAGAACATGGAGTTCCGGAACTGGGTCCAGGGCACCACCTTCGTGACCCGCATGGACTACCTGACGCCGCTGTTCAACGAGACCGCCTACTGCCTCGCCGTCGAGAAGCTGCTCGGCATCACCGCCGACGTCCCCGAGCGCGCCACCGTGGTCCGCGTTCTCATGATGGAGCTCAACCGCATCTCCTCGCACCTCGTGGCACTCGCCACCGGCGGCATGGAGATCGGCTCCACCACCCTGATGATCTACGGCTTCCGCGACCGCGAACTCATCCTGGACGTCTTCGAGCTGGTCACCGGTCTGCGGATGAACCACGCCTACGTCCGCCCCGGCGGCCTCGCCCAGGACCTCCCGCCCGGCGCCGTCGACAAGATCCGCGAAGCGGTCCAGCTGTTCCGCTCCCGGATGCACGAGTACGACAAACTCGCCACCACCAACCCGGTCTTCAAGGCCCGCCTGGTCGACGTCGGCCACCTCGACCTGGCCGGCTGCCTCGCCCTCGGCGCCACCGGCCCGATCCTGCGCGCCACCGGCCTGCCGCACGACCTGCGCAAGACCGACCCCTACTGCGGCTACGAGGACTACGACTTCGAGGTCGCCACCGCCGACACCGCCGACTCCTACGGCCGCTTCCTGATCCGGCTGGAGGAGATGAAGCAGTCCCTGCGGATCGTCGAGCAGTGCCTCGACCGGCTGAAGCCCGGCCCGGTCATGGTCGGCGACAAGAAGATCGCCTGGCCCGCCCAACTCGCCGTCGGCCCCGACGGCATGGGCAACTCCCTCGACCACATCCGGAAGATCATGGGCACCTCCATGGAGGCCCTGATCCACCACTTCAAGCTGGTCACCGAGGGCTTCCGGGTGCCCGTCGGCCAGGCCTACTCGGCCGTCGAGTCGGCCAAGGGCGAACTCGGGGTGCACGTGGTCAGCGACGGAGGCACCCGGCCCTACCGGGTCCACTTCCGCGACCCCTCGTTCACCAACCTGCAGACGATGGCGGCGATGTGCGAGGGCGGCCAGGTCGCCGACGTCATCGTCGCGGTGGCCGGGATCGACCCGGTGATGGGAGGCGTGGACCGGTGA
- a CDS encoding geranylgeranyl reductase family protein: MSDTAIDLSGTVESTADVIVVGAGPAGATTAYYLAQAGLDVLLLEKTEFPREKVCGDGLTPRATKQLVDMGIDVSTENGWLHNKGLRIIGGGVRLELDWPELSAFPDYGLVRKRADFDELLARQASKAGARLYENCNVTGPVLDERTGRITGVTAKLGDEKRPVVFSAPLVVAADGNSTRLSVAMGLHRREDRPMGVAYRTYFTSPRHDDDYLESWLELWDTRHGQRKLLPGYGWIFGMGDGTSNVGLGILDSSPSFGDLNWREVLKSWCASMPEEWGYTPENMTDPIRGAALPMAFNRQPHYTRGLLLVGDAAGMVNPFNGEGIAYAMESGQIAAGVIVQALARVTDAGRERALQRYPQILKDVYGGYYSMGRVFVKLLGNPKIMQTAAERGLTHPILMKFLLKLLANLTDPQGGDAMDRIINGLTKVAPRA; this comes from the coding sequence GTGTCCGACACCGCCATCGACCTGAGCGGTACCGTCGAGAGCACCGCCGACGTCATCGTGGTCGGCGCGGGCCCGGCCGGCGCCACCACGGCGTACTACCTGGCCCAGGCCGGGCTGGACGTCCTGCTGCTGGAGAAGACCGAGTTCCCGCGGGAGAAGGTCTGCGGCGACGGCCTGACCCCGCGCGCCACCAAGCAGCTCGTCGACATGGGCATCGACGTCTCCACCGAGAACGGCTGGCTGCACAACAAGGGCCTGCGGATCATCGGCGGCGGCGTCCGCCTGGAGCTCGACTGGCCGGAGCTGTCCGCCTTCCCGGACTACGGGCTCGTCCGCAAGCGCGCCGACTTCGACGAGCTGCTGGCCCGTCAGGCCTCCAAGGCCGGCGCCCGGCTGTACGAGAACTGCAACGTCACCGGCCCGGTGCTGGACGAGCGCACCGGCCGGATCACCGGCGTCACCGCCAAGCTCGGTGACGAGAAGCGCCCGGTCGTCTTCAGCGCCCCGCTGGTCGTCGCCGCGGACGGCAACTCCACCCGGCTGTCGGTCGCCATGGGCCTGCACCGGCGCGAGGACCGCCCGATGGGCGTCGCCTACCGGACGTACTTCACCTCGCCCCGGCACGACGACGACTACCTGGAGTCCTGGCTGGAGCTCTGGGACACCCGGCACGGCCAGCGCAAGCTGCTGCCCGGCTACGGCTGGATCTTCGGCATGGGCGACGGCACCTCCAACGTCGGCCTCGGCATCCTCGACTCCTCGCCCTCCTTCGGCGACCTCAACTGGCGCGAGGTGCTGAAGAGCTGGTGCGCGAGCATGCCCGAGGAGTGGGGCTACACCCCGGAGAACATGACCGACCCGATCCGCGGTGCCGCCCTGCCGATGGCCTTCAACCGGCAGCCGCACTACACCCGCGGCCTGCTGCTGGTCGGCGACGCCGCCGGCATGGTCAACCCGTTCAACGGCGAGGGCATCGCCTACGCCATGGAGTCCGGCCAGATCGCCGCGGGCGTCATCGTCCAGGCGCTGGCCCGGGTCACCGACGCCGGTCGCGAGCGCGCCCTGCAGCGCTACCCGCAGATCCTCAAGGACGTCTACGGCGGCTACTACTCGATGGGCCGGGTCTTCGTGAAGCTGCTCGGCAACCCGAAGATCATGCAGACCGCGGCCGAACGCGGCCTCACCCACCCGATCCTGATGAAGTTCCTGCTGAAGCTGCTCGCCAACCTGACCGACCCGCAGGGCGGCGACGCGATGGACCGCATCATCAACGGCCTCACCAAGGTGGCCCCGCGGGCCTGA
- a CDS encoding NADH dehydrogenase subunit A translates to MNAYAPILVLGAIAAAFAVGSVVMASLTGPKRYNRAKLEAYECGIEPTPQPLGGGRFPIKYYLTAMLFIVFDIEIVFLYPWAVSFDALGIFGLVEMLLFIATVFVAYAYVWRRGGLEWD, encoded by the coding sequence ATGAATGCCTACGCGCCGATCCTCGTACTCGGTGCCATCGCGGCGGCGTTCGCGGTCGGCTCCGTCGTGATGGCCTCGCTCACCGGCCCGAAGCGCTACAACCGGGCCAAGTTGGAGGCGTACGAGTGCGGCATCGAGCCGACCCCGCAGCCGCTGGGCGGCGGGCGGTTCCCGATCAAGTACTACCTGACGGCGATGCTCTTCATCGTCTTCGACATCGAGATCGTCTTCCTCTACCCCTGGGCGGTCAGCTTCGACGCCCTCGGGATCTTCGGGCTGGTCGAGATGCTCCTGTTCATCGCCACCGTCTTCGTTGCGTACGCCTATGTCTGGCGCCGCGGCGGTCTGGAGTGGGACTGA